The genomic interval TATTGTGGATGCTGGTTCCAATCGGAATATTTTTAAGAGGCAAGCAGTTTCCTGGCTTGATGTCCGCTGTCGCACTTGCCAGGACTTGATCACCAACGGAAAGCCCGACTGGAGCTAGAATGTAGCTCTTGACGCCATCTGCATACTGCAAGAGCGCCAATCGCGCGCTTCGGTTGGGATCGTATTCGATCGCCTTCACCACCGCTGGAACTTCTAATTTAGAGCGACTAAACTCAACATCTCGAAGTTTTCGTTTGTGAGCGCCCCCGCGAAAACGCACCGTAATGCGTCCCGTAGCGCCTCGCGCAGAAATCGCTTTACGTCCTTTGGTCAGACGCTTTTCGGGCTCTTTCTTTGTGATTTCTGAGAAATCAGAACCTGTTGTTAACCGACGAGCCGGACTCGTAGGTTTATAGTATTTTATACCCACTTTTTTTTACCCTTCTAGCCCTAGCAACAAATTTTATCCCTAAAACTTGTTTTATCGGCTAAAACATGAACCTACGCAGCAACCTGATCTTCTGAGATCATGGGTCCCTGCCAAACTCCAAATACGTCTAAATCAGAATCAGAGGAAAGCGTCAATACCGCTTTCTTCCAATTCGACTGCTTTCCCATGGTGCGACCGACACGCTTTGTCTTACCAC from Myxococcaceae bacterium carries:
- the rplB gene encoding 50S ribosomal protein L2 gives rise to the protein MGIKYYKPTSPARRLTTGSDFSEITKKEPEKRLTKGRKAISARGATGRITVRFRGGAHKRKLRDVEFSRSKLEVPAVVKAIEYDPNRSARLALLQYADGVKSYILAPVGLSVGDQVLASATADIKPGNCLPLKNIPIGTSIHNIELRPGKGAQMVRSAGGVAQLMAREGAYANIRLPSGENRLVLIDCTATIGQVGNVEHELIRLGKAGRKRWLGRKPHNRGVTMNPVDHPHGGGEGRTSGGRHPVSPWGQPTKGHRTRNNKRTNNMIVKRRK